CGGCCATGCTACTGCTCTGCACAGAGCAGCCATGCAAGGTCACGTTAACATTGTTCAACTTTTGTTAAAATCTGGCGCGAATCCAAATTTAAAGGACGCTGATGGTTATACTGCTTTACATAAATCGCTACTAGCGCGTTCATTACCTGTTTGTAAGCTTCTGATACCATGCACTGACTTAACGTTGTCACGCGGCAGTAAGCTGGACATAGAACAATTCGTAAAAGAAAAGTGCCCAGATATTTCATCATTTCTATTAACATATGTGAATACGCAAGGAGAAATGCAAGGGaatcggtaaataaaatttataaataaatttgtgaAAACCTTCAatttctttatgtacatacaaAATAACTTTAACACGTATGAATTCTATTCACAAACTGCTCAACGAAATAACTGAATCAAGGAAGCAATAGGAAATAATTATCGGAAAGTACATAAAATAAATTGCACATCTATTTATACTATAGGTATTCTCTTGTAAAGAACTAAAATTCGTTAAATTACGAAATCTGTTGGAAGCGCTGGTGACCATAAAGCTACGTCTATAAAACGATCAGATTATAATTTCCTGTCAGCTTAGTACCAATATTTGTTACACAAGTTGTTAAAATTCCAGATAGTTGTGTAATATACTGttgaaaacatatttttccTTTTGTAATTCCTCTGCTTTTATTAGTTCACGTAGCTGGAGGAGAGTGCTGAAAACTTAATCCTCTGTCAAACAATATTAAGAAATGTCCTGGCTCGTAATGTGCGTCAAGGGGAAAATAAAGAGGACGTGATTTCACTTTATTAGAGTATAAAACCAGAAAGCTTATTGATAATCAATATCGTAGTGAACATAATGAAgtgttatattttatattttactggTTCGTGAATATGATCCGTGCTGCAATAAATTTCAGCACTAGCTTATTAAAGGGTGAAGGTCTTTTGGTTAGAAAGGAGAATACGCATGGTGACAGAAATTCAATATTCATGGCGCAACcatatttatcataaaattttaCATGGTACAATTTATACGAGattttattatacgtatatAGCGTCCAATTTAATTCCACATGGTAAAACGACGGTTCCCCCCATACAGAAAAATACAGGAATTAATAATAGTCGGGAAGGTGTCACGTGC
The nucleotide sequence above comes from Andrena cerasifolii isolate SP2316 chromosome 2, iyAndCera1_principal, whole genome shotgun sequence. Encoded proteins:
- the LOC143365927 gene encoding uncharacterized protein LOC143365927 isoform X2, with protein sequence MEHGHNDHDVCCSSRDNVGVRQSFTEIEFERGIWYAAQYNDLDRVKALLKKGVSANVEDSAGYISLHYAARNGHYEVCKLLLESNAKVNAQTRCGHATALHRAAMQGHVNIVQLLLKSGANPNLKDADGYTALHKSLLARSLPVCKLLIPCTDLTLSRGSKLDIEQFVKEKCPDISSFLLTYVNTQGEMQGNR